The Ziziphus jujuba cultivar Dongzao chromosome 5, ASM3175591v1 genome segment aaattgttccttttttttttttttttttttttttttccacattcaGTTTTGTGATATTTTATGCTATGTGGGTTTCTACTGAGTTATATGATTCGCCAATCTGTCTCTGTACTGTGTCCTCTAGAACCCATcagattaatttattatatatatgttttgttttaaaaaaaatcgccctagttaaaagaaacaaaactttTGATCTCAATTTCTGATTATGTCATATTTATGGCAAAAATTGGTAATTTGATTTTGAGTGATTGAATTTAGCTTTTAAGGATTATAGTTCATCTTTATTGCAGGGAGATCTTTTTACCAACTTGAATGAATAATCATGAAACAGTGAGGAGAATATAACTTTCATCTCTGATGGAGTTAAGGAGTTGCACACATTTGCACTATATCCAGGCTGCTAAAGGCGGTTTGCTGGTAAAAACCTTAAATAGTTTCCGTGGAAGGCCAGCacttaaattaaagaaattgacaGACATATATGAAGCCTTAGGTGTGAAAAATCAAGGCCTAATTCTTCAGTCAGAGGATGAGTTTGAGGGCTTGCTTTTAGATGGCAATACAGTTCAGGTTGGAAGACCTCTTATGTGTGCTGCAGAGGAAAGAGTACTAATCAAAAGTGAACCCGACGCTTCTGAGTTTAGTTGCAGTGCTGGTGGCGGTGATGGAACGAACAGTGTCATGGATGATGCTGGCTTTGGTGATATGACACTGAAGCAACTTAAGGAAAGATGCaaagtaaagaaaagaaaacactcAAAATGTGTTGATTTCAGTAGAGAAGAAAATGTAATGAGCTCCCATGTTAAACGGGAATATTGTAAGCTCATTGAAACCGATGAAGATGTTAGTGACCTCATGGAGCCTCTCAGTAGCTGGAAATCAAAACTTTCAAAGAATGTGAAGGCCAAGAGTAAATGCTTGAAAAAACGTGTCTTTGCTCCTTCTCAAAGTGCCTCATCGGTTATTGAATCCGAAGGGATCCCAAGTCATCAAGATTTTTTACAATCTAAAGGGGATTTGCGTACACCTATTGATGTTAAAATGGAGATTCCTGAACCTGATTGTtcagattttcaaaataattcttCCTTGATATGTGACAATCAGTCAGGTTCTTGTGCGTTGGTAAGCAAAGAAGTGTCTGAGATAGCTGCTGAATGTGTTTCAGAGATGCGGGAACAGGACCCTCAACTTTGTGTTCTAAATGAAGCCTACTTCGAGAGTATGGATAATTGCAATGTTGAGTCTGTTCCCATCGTAAGTTCCTCAGGCAGTGATATTGAGAAGGTAGATGATCCAGAAGTAACCAGTGATGTTTTTTCTGCATCAGAATCTAAGGAAGAAGAGTATGTCACGCCTCCTATTCATGATGATGATCTCATCCAAGAACCAATTTTTTTGATCAATGATCATAGCTCTGATGTGCACAATGATTCTCAGATTTTTCCATCTAATCATGAAATGCAATGTCAGATTGATAGTGACCCCAAAGTTCAAATCCCTGATATGACCATTCAGAATTTCATTCGGTTGGAATGTATTGGAAGTGATGAATGTTCACCTGAGGATGGCTCTAGGGATGAATTACCTTCTAACCTTGAAACCAGTGCTTTGCGCAGCTCTGTTGGTGACTGTGGGTTGAATTCTAATTGCTGTATGGTGTATTCTGCTGATGATTCACCTGTGGCTGAAGAGAAGGAATCCCAAAGGTCTGAGAGTAGCTTGAGTTCTAATTGCTGTTTGGTTTCTTCTGCCGATGATTCACCTGTGGCTGAAAAGGAGTCCCAAAGGTCTGACAGTCGCTTGAGTTCTAATTGCTGTTTGGTTTCTTCTGCTGATGATCCACCTGTGGCTGAAGAGAAGGAATCCCACCAAAGGTCTGCTTGTGGTGATGCAGAAAGCAACTGCTCCCTGGAGACCCTTCAGCATGACGCTTCTAAGGAGTTGACAACAACAGTTGATGCTAGTTTTAATCATTGTTTAGAGTCAGATCGTCCTCCTGAAAGGCTCTTCCCAACCAGAAAGGTGAGTAAATTTTAAATGGCTATCGGTTTGGTTTAATCCATGCTTGTGGAGGTTGTTCATCACTGTACACATTCCCTTTCAGACCATTTCTCCAGCTTCTCAAGAAAAATTATGCAAGGCATTGGAGTCAGTTCAGTTACAGGATGAAGAACGTTATGGTAAGTGTACAAAGTTGTATTTAGATTTATGGTCTTTTATGTGATACCTAATTTATGTCCTGCCATGAAATGATTAGATCTTGAAATTATATGTGCCCTATGCACTTTAAGTTTctcctaatttttattttattttattttattttttttaaaattgatttgtcttggtttttgattattttaggTGGTAAGAAGAAATTATGCTTTGGAAAACAGATTGAGAATGCAACTAAAATCCATAATACTAAAGTGCCTGAACAAGTCAGGAGAATTAGATTCTCAATTAAGCCAAAGCATATCGTTATGAAACCTAAGAATGAGAAAGGACACTCCCGTTCTAAAGGCATCCCTAAGGTTCCTCATTTTTCACAAGCAGTACCACCCATCGGTACTGAATGCAATTCCATCCAAAGTTGTTCACAGAGTGCCATTGCATTCTCAGAACGACAGATGCATGACATAGAATGTCTTGCTACTAAGCTGACAGATGAGTTAAAGACCATGAAAGAAATTGTAGAAGAAAGGTTGTGGTCTGAAGCCTATCCAGGAACATCCTTGAAATATAATGCAAATGAGGTACGTTTATAGACTGCCTTTATATAATGcgatttttatgaatttactATCATGCAAGTAATTTTGAGTCACCATATATGACAATTTTTAGATGTAGAAGTATGactttaatttgttcaaaatcACATCAAATGATGGCTTTCAAAAGAATAACCGCCTCCTCCAAGAGAAACAGAGCATAATACCTGGGAACTGCAGTTGCCTTATCCTTGTTTCTTTCCcttataaattctttattatttgccAGACAAGTTATTTTACTC includes the following:
- the LOC107420233 gene encoding uncharacterized protein LOC107420233, whose product is MELRSCTHLHYIQAAKGGLLVKTLNSFRGRPALKLKKLTDIYEALGVKNQGLILQSEDEFEGLLLDGNTVQVGRPLMCAAEERVLIKSEPDASEFSCSAGGGDGTNSVMDDAGFGDMTLKQLKERCKVKKRKHSKCVDFSREENVMSSHVKREYCKLIETDEDVSDLMEPLSSWKSKLSKNVKAKSKCLKKRVFAPSQSASSVIESEGIPSHQDFLQSKGDLRTPIDVKMEIPEPDCSDFQNNSSLICDNQSGSCALVSKEVSEIAAECVSEMREQDPQLCVLNEAYFESMDNCNVESVPIVSSSGSDIEKVDDPEVTSDVFSASESKEEEYVTPPIHDDDLIQEPIFLINDHSSDVHNDSQIFPSNHEMQCQIDSDPKVQIPDMTIQNFIRLECIGSDECSPEDGSRDELPSNLETSALRSSVGDCGLNSNCCMVYSADDSPVAEEKESQRSESSLSSNCCLVSSADDSPVAEKESQRSDSRLSSNCCLVSSADDPPVAEEKESHQRSACGDAESNCSLETLQHDASKELTTTVDASFNHCLESDRPPERLFPTRKTISPASQEKLCKALESVQLQDEERYGGKKKLCFGKQIENATKIHNTKVPEQVRRIRFSIKPKHIVMKPKNEKGHSRSKGIPKVPHFSQAVPPIGTECNSIQSCSQSAIAFSERQMHDIECLATKLTDELKTMKEIVEERLWSEAYPGTSLKYNANEVRMAIKNASKVEQSAKKWLSMMARDCSRFCKIMRLSEKASESKVSESSDASESVVNKERKRITFADEAGEKLCHVRIFENDLTTWLGSDGEKQEMLVQ